In the genome of Variovorax sp. PAMC26660, the window GCGCATCGACGCTGTCGCGCATGAAACGCAGGTTGTCGGCACTGGGCGCGGTGCGGGTGTTGAGGGCGTCCACAAAGATCGCCAGCGCATGCATGGGCTGGCGCAGGTCATGGTTGGCGGCCGCGAAGATGCGCGCGCGCTGCGCCGCCAGGTGCGCGACGTGGTCGAGCTGGCGCGCCAGCGCATCGGCCAGCCGCGCCTTCTCGAAGCCAGCCTCGATGGCGCCCACGATCAGCCGGTTCTGCTTGCGCGCGTAGTAGAGCGCGGCAAACATCTGCGAGACCACCAGGCAGCCCATGATGAGCTGCACGCTGCCCGGCTCGACCACCAGCCGCAGCGCCATGCCCATGAACATCGGCACGCTGAAGCACACGGCCGCCAGCCACCACTGCGCCAGCGCCGCAATGACGACGCCGGAAACGCCGCTGATGAAAAAGTACATCAGCAGGATCAGCGCGAGGTTGTCGTGCGGAAAGAACAGCCACGGCGCCAGTGCCCAGATCAGCCCCGGCACCAGCATGCGCAGCTCCAGCCGCCGGCGCGTCTGCACGGCCGTGGCAACCTCGATGCTGGCCGGGTCGAAGCGGCGCAGGTGGCGGTGCCGCTGCCACTGTGAGGTGTGCACGAGCACGCCCCAGACCAGCGCGCCCGGGTCGCCGGTGAGTACGAGAAAAGTAATCCAGAAGATCGCGGCGACCGTGGCCGCCATCAGCGGCGTGTCGAAGGTATCGATCACGAAGGCCCGCGCAAGGCTCTGGTCGACCAGCGGATTCGCATTGGGCGACTCGACCCAGTAGTCGCGTATGCGCCGCAGGACCACTCCCAGGAAGGGCTTGCGGACGGGGCTGGAAGGGGATGAGGGCATGAGCAGAAGCCGGCCCATGATTTTGCGCGTATTGCATGACGCCGGGGTACCCACCCGGACATCCACCATTGGCGCGGCGCTTGCTAAACGTTAGCCTTACTCCGGCACATGAAAGAGCGAGGCGGCGATGTACCTGACAGGCTCTGAACAGCACGCGCTGCGTGGCGTTTTCACGCTGCTGGCGCAAGACCGCGACGAACGCGAGACCCGCGAGCGCCTGGGCTGGGCGCTGCTCGACCTGCTGCATGCGGACCAGTTCGCCTCCTTCGTGTGGGATGCGGACAGCGGCAGCTTCGGCGCGCGCGTGGCGCTCAACATGGACCCCGCCAACCTCGATCGCTATGCGCAGTGGCACCAGCACCATGACCCGATCACCTTCGTGCTGCAGTCGCACCGCCGCGCCACGCGCGTGACCGACGTGATGCCGCAGCGCGCGTTGATGCGCACCGCGTTCTTCACCGACTTTCTCTCGCGCGACGGACTGCACTGGGGCATGAACCTGCATGCCTTCGAGGGCGAACGGGCACTGGGCGACCTGCGCATCTGGCGCCGCAAGGGACGCGGCGATTTCGGCGATCACGAGAAGGCGCTGCTCGACCTGATCGAGCCGGCCTTCGCGGGCGCGCTGCAACGTGCGCAGCGCACGG includes:
- a CDS encoding helix-turn-helix transcriptional regulator, whose translation is MYLTGSEQHALRGVFTLLAQDRDERETRERLGWALLDLLHADQFASFVWDADSGSFGARVALNMDPANLDRYAQWHQHHDPITFVLQSHRRATRVTDVMPQRALMRTAFFTDFLSRDGLHWGMNLHAFEGERALGDLRIWRRKGRGDFGDHEKALLDLIEPAFAGALQRAQRTAALALPSPRDGREAAWTLLSAREQEVACCVREGLTDKEIARRMAVGVPTVRTYLRRIFDKLGIERRSALAGWGTPAR